From Vreelandella neptunia, the proteins below share one genomic window:
- the hflK gene encoding FtsH protease activity modulator HflK, with protein MAWNEPGGGNQHDPWSSGGRRGGNDGDGNRGSNNGGGNNGNKGGNNQGPPDLDEALKKFQDKLNSMLGGGKKGGGKKPGGGGSDKNRNPFALPGLLIIVALAIWAAMGFYLVDQSERGVVLRFGEFQGIVDPGLQWNPPLIDDVRMVNVTRVRSLSQTQSMLTRDENIVEVEISAQYQVANPRDFVLNVRDPAISIENALDSALRHVVGGTDMIDILTSGREILGSSVASRLQSYLDNYGAGIRLQTINIESTSAPAPVIDAFDDVIRAREDRQRTINQGIAYANAIIPEAQGQAQRIVEQGQGYRESVVAEAQGQANRFNSLLSEYTNAPDIMRERMYLDTMEEVFSNSPKVLLDVSENAPLMYLPLDQLSGGSSNRNNSSSGSDNSDEQLDPSVLERLRNTQGSSSSSSNTNSSSIRREGR; from the coding sequence ATGGCCTGGAATGAGCCTGGTGGTGGCAACCAGCACGACCCTTGGAGTAGTGGCGGCCGACGCGGTGGAAACGACGGCGATGGAAACCGTGGCAGTAATAATGGCGGCGGCAACAACGGCAATAAAGGGGGCAACAACCAAGGCCCACCTGACCTGGATGAAGCGCTGAAAAAGTTTCAGGACAAGCTCAACAGCATGTTGGGTGGCGGCAAAAAAGGCGGCGGCAAGAAACCCGGGGGTGGCGGTAGTGATAAGAACCGCAACCCTTTCGCGCTGCCAGGCCTGCTGATTATTGTTGCGCTGGCGATCTGGGCTGCAATGGGCTTCTACCTCGTGGATCAATCCGAGCGTGGCGTTGTGCTGCGGTTTGGTGAGTTTCAGGGCATCGTAGATCCAGGTCTGCAGTGGAATCCGCCGCTGATTGACGATGTGCGCATGGTCAATGTGACCCGTGTGCGCTCTCTATCGCAGACCCAGTCGATGCTGACCCGCGACGAAAACATTGTCGAAGTGGAAATTTCTGCCCAGTACCAGGTAGCTAATCCACGCGATTTTGTGCTTAACGTACGCGATCCTGCGATCTCGATTGAGAATGCGCTGGATTCGGCACTACGTCACGTCGTCGGCGGTACCGATATGATCGATATCCTGACCTCGGGTCGTGAGATTCTGGGTAGCTCGGTCGCTAGTCGTCTACAGTCTTATCTCGACAACTACGGTGCTGGTATTCGCCTGCAAACTATTAACATCGAGTCCACTTCGGCGCCCGCGCCAGTGATCGACGCCTTCGATGACGTTATTCGTGCGCGTGAGGATCGTCAGCGCACAATCAACCAGGGTATTGCTTACGCCAACGCGATCATTCCGGAAGCGCAAGGTCAGGCGCAGCGTATTGTTGAGCAGGGGCAGGGTTACCGTGAGTCAGTAGTTGCTGAAGCGCAGGGCCAAGCCAACCGCTTTAACTCGCTACTTTCCGAGTACACAAATGCCCCGGATATCATGCGTGAACGTATGTACCTGGACACAATGGAAGAAGTGTTTAGTAATTCGCCGAAGGTGCTGCTGGATGTAAGCGAAAACGCGCCGCTGATGTATCTCCCCCTTGATCAGCTTAGCGGTGGAAGCAGTAATCGAAATAACTCTTCCAGCGGAAGCGACAACAGCGATGAGCAGCTAGACCCGAGTGTGCTTGAGCGGTTACGCAACACCCAGGGCAGTTCCAGCTCTTCTTCGAATACCAATAGTAGCTCCATCCGCAGGGAGGGCCGGTAA
- the hflC gene encoding protease modulator HflC, producing MINNRSLLIVGGLAAVAWLASNTLYVVDETERAVKLRFGEVIEENIQPGLHAKVPIAQTIRKFDTRLLTLDTDTSRYLTLEQKAVIVDSYVKWQVVNPTRYYEATAGDELMAIRLIQPRVDESLRNEFGRLNLQEIIAERRDDLMTGPTEELDELMREELGVAIRDIRIKRIDLPEDVSAAVFERMRSEREREAREWRAQGQEEAERIRANADRRRQVLLAQANERSETLRGEGDAQAAAIFSEAYGQDQEFFSFWRSLNAYSESFADDGNLMVLEPSSDFFRYLRSAEPESGEDSGE from the coding sequence ATGATTAATAATCGATCCCTGCTGATTGTTGGTGGTCTGGCTGCCGTGGCGTGGCTGGCAAGCAACACTCTGTACGTGGTAGACGAAACCGAGCGAGCCGTTAAGCTGCGCTTTGGTGAAGTCATTGAAGAGAATATTCAGCCTGGCTTGCACGCTAAAGTGCCGATCGCGCAAACGATCCGTAAGTTTGATACGCGCTTGTTGACACTGGACACCGATACCAGCCGCTATCTGACCCTTGAGCAGAAAGCGGTTATCGTCGACTCCTACGTTAAGTGGCAGGTGGTGAATCCCACGCGCTACTACGAAGCGACGGCCGGTGATGAGTTGATGGCCATTCGCCTGATACAACCGCGGGTGGATGAGAGCCTGCGTAATGAATTTGGTCGCTTGAATCTTCAGGAAATTATCGCTGAGCGTCGTGATGACCTGATGACAGGCCCCACCGAAGAGCTTGACGAGCTGATGCGTGAAGAGCTCGGGGTGGCAATTCGCGATATTCGTATCAAGCGAATCGATTTGCCTGAAGACGTATCAGCCGCTGTTTTTGAGCGGATGCGCTCCGAGCGTGAGCGTGAAGCCCGTGAGTGGCGTGCTCAGGGTCAGGAAGAGGCTGAACGTATTCGCGCCAATGCGGATCGCCGTCGCCAGGTACTGCTTGCACAGGCCAATGAGCGCTCCGAAACCCTGCGCGGTGAAGGTGATGCCCAAGCCGCTGCGATTTTCTCTGAAGCGTATGGTCAGGATCAGGAGTTCTTCTCTTTCTGGCGTAGCCTTAATGCCTATAGCGAAAGCTTTGCCGACGATGGCAATCTGATGGTGCTGGAGCCAAGTAGCGATTTCTTCCGCTATTTGCGTAGCGCTGAACCAGAAAGCGGTGAAGACAGCGGCGAGTAA
- a CDS encoding ATP phosphoribosyltransferase regulatory subunit produces the protein MTIADRWLLPDGMDEVLPPQASRMEELRRALLDLYHCWGYDQVMPPPVEFLDSLLTGTGTDLDLQTFKLTDQLTGRMMGASADVTPQVARMDAHSLKRQGPVRLCYCTNVLRAKADQHQGGRSPVQVGAELFGHAGLEADSEIIHLALASMKAAGAEEIHLALGHIGIYRSLAEAAALSAEQERALFEALALKSPSQLAQHVDASVSDPALADMLLALGDLHGGADILRQARERFAGAPASVTAALDQLDALYQGVLARFDVSLYFDLAELRGYQYHTGMMFAAYVPGYGHALAKGGRYDDTGRAFGRARPATGFSMDLKQLASLALASPSRGAIWSPAMQDESLNAAIVALREQGERVIQALPGQRTGPAEHECDRRLELIDGRWQPTALTQETSAS, from the coding sequence ATGACCATCGCTGACCGCTGGCTACTGCCCGACGGCATGGATGAGGTGCTTCCGCCTCAGGCAAGCCGTATGGAAGAGCTGCGCCGCGCGCTGCTCGATCTTTACCACTGCTGGGGCTATGACCAGGTAATGCCGCCCCCAGTGGAGTTTCTGGACTCCCTGTTAACAGGCACCGGTACGGATCTGGATCTTCAGACCTTTAAGCTGACCGACCAGTTAACGGGTCGCATGATGGGCGCCTCGGCGGACGTTACGCCGCAAGTTGCGCGTATGGATGCCCACTCGCTAAAGCGTCAGGGGCCGGTGCGCCTTTGCTACTGCACTAATGTGCTGCGTGCTAAGGCAGACCAGCATCAGGGCGGCCGTAGCCCGGTGCAGGTGGGCGCTGAGCTGTTTGGTCATGCAGGGCTTGAAGCGGACAGTGAAATTATTCACTTGGCGCTGGCCAGTATGAAAGCCGCAGGTGCGGAAGAGATTCACCTGGCGCTTGGACATATCGGTATCTATCGAAGCCTTGCCGAAGCCGCAGCACTTAGCGCCGAGCAGGAGCGTGCGCTATTTGAGGCGTTAGCGCTAAAATCACCCAGTCAACTGGCGCAGCATGTAGATGCCAGTGTCAGCGACCCAGCCTTAGCGGACATGCTGTTAGCCCTGGGCGATCTGCACGGCGGTGCGGATATTTTACGCCAGGCGCGGGAGCGTTTTGCTGGCGCGCCGGCTTCGGTTACGGCGGCGCTGGATCAGTTGGATGCGCTTTATCAAGGGGTGCTGGCACGCTTTGATGTGTCGCTCTACTTTGACTTGGCGGAGCTGCGCGGCTATCAATACCACACGGGTATGATGTTTGCCGCTTATGTGCCGGGCTACGGGCATGCGCTGGCTAAAGGCGGCCGTTATGACGATACCGGGCGGGCCTTTGGTCGTGCGCGCCCAGCCACCGGTTTCTCGATGGATCTGAAACAGCTGGCGTCGCTGGCGCTGGCATCCCCGAGCCGCGGGGCTATTTGGTCGCCCGCTATGCAGGATGAGTCGCTCAACGCTGCTATTGTCGCGCTGCGTGAGCAGGGGGAACGCGTGATTCAAGCGCTGCCAGGGCAGCGTACTGGGCCGGCGGAGCATGAGTGTGACCGCCGTCTTGAGCTTATCGATGGTCGTTGGCAGCCAACGGCCCTGACACAAGAGACGAGTGCATCATAA
- a CDS encoding adenylosuccinate synthase, which yields MGKNVVVLGTQWGDEGKGKIVDLLTESASAVVRFQGGHNAGHTLVIDGEKTVLHLIPSGVLRPGKTCVIGNGVVLSPEALIKEIRELEAKGVPVRERLRLSPACPLILPYHVRLDQAREKARGIAKIGTTGRGIGPAYEDKVARRGLRLGDMLHRERFASKLGEVLDYHNFVLVNYHGEPAVDFQEVLDTAMQMAEELRPMVCDTVSMVHDLRKAGENILFEGAQGSLLDIDHGTYPYVTSSNTTAGGTATGSGVGPLYLDYVLGITKAYTTRVGSGPFPTELFDVDGRHLAERGHEFGATTGRARRCGWFDAVALRHAVQINSVSGICLTKLDVLDGLENIRVCVGYRSKDGDVLETPVDSEGYEAVEPLYEDLPGWKESTLGAKKVEDLPANARAYISYLEEQVGTSIDIISTGPDRMETIVLRNPFDS from the coding sequence ATGGGTAAGAATGTCGTAGTGCTGGGCACCCAATGGGGTGACGAAGGCAAGGGTAAAATCGTTGACCTGCTGACTGAATCCGCATCCGCCGTGGTGCGTTTTCAAGGTGGTCATAACGCGGGGCATACGCTGGTCATCGACGGTGAAAAGACCGTTCTCCACCTGATTCCATCCGGCGTTTTGCGCCCAGGCAAAACCTGTGTGATTGGTAATGGTGTGGTGCTTTCGCCGGAAGCGCTGATCAAAGAGATCCGTGAGCTGGAAGCCAAAGGTGTGCCGGTACGCGAACGCCTGCGTCTGTCGCCTGCTTGTCCGCTGATCCTGCCTTACCACGTGCGCCTGGATCAGGCCCGTGAAAAAGCCCGTGGCATTGCCAAAATTGGCACCACCGGCCGGGGCATTGGTCCTGCCTACGAAGACAAAGTCGCCCGTCGCGGCCTGCGCTTAGGCGATATGCTGCATCGCGAGCGTTTCGCTTCCAAGTTGGGCGAAGTGCTCGACTACCACAACTTCGTGTTGGTGAATTACCACGGCGAACCGGCGGTCGACTTCCAGGAAGTGCTGGACACGGCGATGCAGATGGCCGAAGAGCTGCGTCCCATGGTGTGCGATACCGTCAGTATGGTGCACGACCTGCGTAAAGCCGGTGAGAATATCCTGTTCGAAGGTGCTCAGGGCTCGCTGTTGGATATCGATCACGGTACTTACCCCTATGTAACCAGCTCCAACACCACTGCAGGCGGCACGGCCACCGGCTCTGGCGTCGGCCCGCTCTATTTGGACTATGTGCTGGGTATCACCAAGGCGTATACCACCCGTGTTGGTTCAGGTCCGTTCCCCACGGAGCTGTTCGATGTCGATGGCCGTCACCTTGCTGAGCGTGGCCACGAGTTCGGTGCTACCACTGGCCGTGCCCGCCGCTGTGGCTGGTTTGACGCCGTGGCACTGCGTCATGCGGTGCAGATCAACTCGGTCTCCGGTATCTGCCTGACCAAGCTGGACGTACTGGATGGGTTGGAAAATATCCGCGTCTGCGTTGGCTATCGCAGTAAAGATGGCGACGTGCTGGAGACTCCGGTGGATTCAGAAGGCTATGAAGCGGTCGAACCCCTCTACGAAGACCTGCCAGGCTGGAAAGAGTCGACCCTGGGCGCTAAGAAGGTAGAAGATTTACCTGCCAATGCCCGCGCTTATATCAGCTACCTTGAAGAGCAGGTAGGCACCAGCATCGATATTATTTCCACCGGTCCAGACCGCATGGAAACCATCGTACTGCGTAACCCGTTCGATAGCTAA
- the cobO gene encoding cob(I)yrinic acid a,c-diamide adenosyltransferase, whose amino-acid sequence MSDRDTRHKASMEKLKARVEEKVASANEQRGLIIVNTGNGKGKTTAAWGTVTRALGYGYKVGVVQFIKGLWECGERNRLEEDANLEVAIMATGFTWDTQNRQADTDACQAVWKEAERMLADPETYLVVLDEITYMLKFGYLEIESVKQALENRPQEQTVIITGRNAHRELVAMADTVTEMQEVRHAFNNGLQARRGIDF is encoded by the coding sequence ATGAGTGACCGCGACACCCGCCACAAAGCCTCTATGGAAAAACTTAAAGCGCGCGTAGAGGAGAAAGTCGCCAGTGCCAATGAACAGCGCGGCCTGATTATTGTTAACACCGGCAACGGAAAAGGCAAAACGACAGCCGCTTGGGGTACGGTCACCCGCGCCTTGGGTTATGGCTATAAAGTGGGCGTGGTTCAGTTTATCAAGGGGTTATGGGAGTGCGGCGAACGCAATCGCTTGGAAGAAGATGCCAATCTAGAGGTGGCGATAATGGCCACCGGTTTCACCTGGGATACGCAAAATCGCCAAGCGGACACCGACGCCTGCCAAGCAGTGTGGAAAGAGGCTGAGCGTATGCTCGCGGATCCAGAGACCTATCTGGTGGTGCTTGATGAAATCACCTATATGCTCAAGTTTGGCTACCTTGAAATCGAATCCGTTAAACAAGCACTGGAGAATCGCCCTCAAGAACAAACAGTGATTATTACCGGCCGCAACGCTCACCGCGAACTCGTCGCCATGGCCGATACGGTGACCGAAATGCAGGAAGTGCGCCATGCCTTCAATAACGGCCTACAGGCGCGCCGGGGTATCGACTTTTAA
- a CDS encoding YajQ family cyclic di-GMP-binding protein gives MPSFDIVSEFDKHEGANAVDQANREVQSRFDFKGVDASFTLEGDKVQLEAEVDFQLKQMLDVLRARLIARGIDARCMDVQDPVLSGVKARQEVALKEGLDAAEAKDVVKRIKASKLKVQAQIQGEKVRVTGKKRDDLQAVMALLRGEEGPDLPLQFDNFRD, from the coding sequence ATGCCCTCATTTGATATTGTCTCAGAGTTCGATAAACACGAAGGCGCTAACGCCGTCGACCAAGCTAACCGAGAAGTGCAGTCGCGCTTCGATTTTAAGGGGGTCGATGCCAGCTTCACCCTTGAAGGCGACAAAGTGCAGCTAGAGGCGGAAGTCGATTTCCAGCTCAAGCAGATGCTTGATGTGCTGCGAGCCCGCTTAATCGCCCGGGGTATCGATGCCCGCTGTATGGATGTTCAAGACCCAGTGCTCTCCGGCGTGAAAGCACGCCAGGAAGTCGCTCTCAAGGAGGGGCTCGACGCGGCGGAAGCCAAAGATGTGGTCAAACGCATCAAGGCAAGCAAGCTCAAAGTGCAGGCGCAAATTCAGGGTGAGAAGGTGCGTGTGACGGGTAAAAAGCGCGACGATTTACAAGCTGTTATGGCACTGCTGCGCGGCGAAGAGGGGCCAGATTTGCCGCTCCAGTTTGATAACTTCCGCGACTAG
- the pepN gene encoding aminopeptidase N → MSDPQPVYLSDYQPPAYRVTHTELTFDLDPAATRVKARLLMERHPEADANAPLVLNGEHLKLISLAIDATPVDASAYELDDEGLRIAQVPERFVLESEVEIAPQENTALEGLYQSNGMYCTQCEAEGFRRITFYPDRPDVMATFKVTVIGDQQQEPILLANGNPIERGELEGGRHFVTWEDPHPKPCYLFALVAGNLHSVEDHFTTMSGRDVTLQIWVEKDNLDKTEHAMASLKRAMEWDEQAYGREYDLDLFMIVAVNDFNMGAMENKGLNIFNSAAVLTHPQTATDAAFQNVEGIVAHEYFHNWSGNRVTCRDWFQLSLKEGFTVFRDQCFSADTNSAPVKRIQDVSFFRTAQFAEDAGPTAHPIRPDHFIEITNFYTLTIYEKGAEVVRMLRNLVGEESFRRGSDLYFERFDGQAVTIEDFVGCMAEASGEDFSQFMRWYSQAGTPDIDAHGEYDYVQGEYHLTLRQRTPATPGQPDKLPLHIPVRMGLVGTKSGQDLTLTLNGEKLGKDAVIHLRDDEQTFVFTDVAEAPVPSLLREFSAPVKLHYPYSREDLAFLLTHDSDGFNRWDAGQRLALLALDDLIAAHRNGVEKVMDSRVVDAFRALLSGPMSDKAVLAEMLTLPSEAYIAEQQPIVDVDAIHAAREFVRQSLAVALRDEFMAIYEANVTEEAYAPTPEQIAQRSLKNVALSYLMSIEDEQGLALCESQFAADHNMTDVRQALTLLVHSDRDDLASPALKAFGEKWAHDPLVMDQWFTVQVSRPQPDVLERVKYLMQHPAFSLKNPNRVRALVGAFAQNRVNFHRLDGQGYQLLADVVIELNRLNPEIAARLITPLTRWQRFDETRQALMRSELERIKQQPLSSNVYEVVEKALA, encoded by the coding sequence ATGTCTGATCCGCAGCCGGTTTATTTAAGCGATTACCAGCCACCCGCCTACCGGGTAACTCATACCGAGCTGACGTTTGATCTTGACCCCGCCGCGACCCGTGTGAAAGCGCGACTGTTGATGGAGCGACATCCAGAGGCTGACGCGAATGCACCGCTCGTTTTAAATGGCGAGCACCTAAAGCTGATCTCCCTGGCGATTGATGCAACGCCAGTGGATGCCTCTGCTTATGAATTAGACGATGAAGGTCTGCGAATTGCTCAGGTGCCCGAGCGGTTTGTGTTGGAGAGCGAGGTGGAGATCGCCCCGCAGGAGAACACGGCGTTAGAGGGGCTGTACCAATCCAACGGTATGTACTGCACCCAGTGCGAGGCTGAAGGCTTTCGGCGGATTACCTTTTACCCCGACCGTCCGGACGTCATGGCCACCTTTAAGGTCACGGTGATCGGCGATCAGCAGCAAGAGCCGATTTTACTGGCTAACGGTAACCCGATTGAGCGCGGCGAGCTGGAGGGCGGTCGTCACTTTGTTACTTGGGAAGACCCGCACCCCAAGCCCTGTTACCTGTTTGCTTTGGTGGCAGGCAACCTGCATAGCGTAGAAGACCACTTCACCACCATGAGTGGGCGGGATGTCACGCTGCAGATTTGGGTAGAAAAAGACAACCTGGATAAGACCGAACATGCCATGGCCTCGTTAAAGCGTGCCATGGAGTGGGACGAGCAGGCGTATGGTCGCGAGTACGACCTGGATCTGTTTATGATCGTGGCCGTCAATGATTTCAATATGGGAGCGATGGAGAACAAAGGCCTCAACATCTTTAACTCCGCCGCGGTCTTGACCCACCCCCAGACCGCCACCGATGCAGCGTTCCAAAACGTCGAAGGTATTGTTGCCCACGAATACTTTCACAACTGGTCGGGCAATCGCGTCACCTGCCGCGACTGGTTCCAGCTCTCGCTGAAAGAGGGCTTTACGGTCTTTCGTGACCAGTGTTTTTCGGCGGATACCAACTCCGCGCCGGTTAAGCGCATTCAGGATGTCTCCTTTTTCCGTACCGCCCAGTTTGCCGAAGATGCCGGCCCTACGGCGCATCCGATTCGTCCTGACCACTTTATTGAAATTACCAACTTCTACACCCTGACCATTTATGAAAAGGGCGCGGAAGTCGTCCGCATGCTGCGTAATTTAGTCGGGGAAGAGAGTTTCCGCCGCGGTTCAGACCTTTACTTCGAGCGGTTCGACGGTCAAGCGGTGACCATTGAAGACTTCGTTGGCTGTATGGCTGAAGCCTCCGGTGAAGACTTCAGCCAGTTTATGCGCTGGTACTCCCAGGCGGGAACGCCGGATATTGACGCCCACGGCGAGTATGATTATGTGCAGGGTGAGTACCACTTAACGCTGCGTCAGCGTACGCCTGCCACACCCGGCCAGCCAGATAAGCTGCCGCTGCATATCCCGGTGCGTATGGGACTGGTAGGTACCAAGTCGGGGCAGGATCTAACCCTGACACTCAATGGCGAAAAGCTCGGCAAAGATGCGGTTATTCATCTACGTGACGATGAGCAAACGTTTGTATTCACCGATGTTGCCGAAGCGCCGGTGCCCTCTTTACTACGCGAATTTTCCGCCCCGGTGAAGCTTCATTACCCCTACTCACGTGAAGATCTCGCCTTCTTATTGACCCACGACAGCGATGGTTTCAACCGTTGGGATGCGGGTCAGCGTCTGGCACTTTTGGCCTTGGATGACTTGATTGCTGCCCATCGGAATGGCGTCGAAAAGGTCATGGATAGCCGCGTAGTCGATGCCTTTAGAGCGCTGCTGAGCGGGCCAATGAGCGATAAAGCGGTATTGGCAGAGATGCTGACGCTACCCTCTGAAGCCTATATCGCCGAGCAGCAGCCCATTGTGGATGTAGATGCTATCCATGCCGCGCGGGAATTTGTCCGTCAGTCATTAGCCGTGGCTCTGCGGGATGAGTTTATGGCTATCTATGAAGCCAATGTGACGGAAGAAGCGTACGCACCGACACCGGAGCAAATAGCTCAGCGTAGCCTGAAAAACGTGGCGCTCTCTTATCTTATGTCGATTGAAGATGAGCAGGGCTTGGCGCTGTGTGAAAGCCAATTCGCTGCTGACCACAATATGACCGATGTGCGCCAGGCGCTCACTCTTCTGGTGCACAGTGACCGCGACGACCTGGCTTCGCCAGCACTCAAAGCCTTCGGTGAGAAGTGGGCGCATGACCCGTTGGTGATGGATCAGTGGTTCACCGTCCAGGTATCGCGCCCTCAGCCAGATGTGCTTGAGCGGGTGAAGTACCTGATGCAGCATCCCGCCTTTTCGCTCAAGAATCCCAATCGAGTCCGTGCGCTGGTCGGCGCCTTTGCTCAAAACCGGGTCAATTTTCACCGTTTGGATGGTCAAGGCTACCAACTGCTGGCTGACGTAGTCATCGAGCTCAACCGGCTTAATCCGGAAATTGCCGCGCGGCTAATCACCCCGTTAACCCGCTGGCAGCGCTTTGATGAAACCCGCCAAGCACTAATGCGGTCTGAGCTTGAGCGGATCAAGCAACAGCCGCTATCTTCAAATGTATACGAGGTGGTCGAGAAAGCACTGGCATAA
- the yegS gene encoding lipid kinase YegS, translating to MTDSQQHYLLIINGKSAGNPALREAVNEQRQAGMLITVRATWEGGDAADIAEQSDAMGVTHVIACGGDGTVSEVMNGLMRLPHDRRPVLGIVPLGSANDFATSVGLPLEPSAALAAARELSAYPIDVVRVTAGAGGESSTSYYINMTTGGFGAEVTSSTPKTLKRLLGGGAYSVMGALKAWRHRSYRGTLHWDEKEESESLLLLALGNGRQSGGGQVLGPRAKLDDGRLDVLLVKDFRSVTELTKLISELQSFPYDGRFVRYFTTTQLTVTTQENGSPWPLTLDGEARYYDQFCAEVVPLALRVLLPEECPLLSSTSRP from the coding sequence GTGACAGACTCACAGCAACACTATTTACTGATTATCAATGGTAAATCCGCCGGTAACCCGGCATTGCGTGAAGCAGTCAATGAACAACGTCAAGCAGGGATGCTGATTACGGTTCGTGCTACCTGGGAGGGGGGCGACGCTGCGGATATTGCAGAGCAGTCTGACGCCATGGGAGTTACCCATGTGATTGCCTGTGGCGGCGATGGCACCGTCAGCGAAGTTATGAACGGGCTGATGCGGTTGCCCCATGATCGGCGTCCTGTATTAGGCATTGTGCCCCTAGGCAGTGCCAATGATTTTGCAACCTCTGTGGGCTTACCGCTGGAGCCAAGCGCCGCTTTGGCCGCTGCTCGGGAGTTAAGCGCCTATCCTATCGATGTTGTGCGCGTGACCGCAGGCGCTGGTGGCGAATCTTCCACCAGCTACTATATCAACATGACTACCGGTGGGTTTGGCGCTGAAGTTACTTCGTCGACACCGAAAACCCTTAAGCGGCTGCTCGGGGGCGGGGCTTATTCAGTGATGGGAGCGCTAAAAGCTTGGCGGCACCGCAGCTATCGCGGCACGCTACATTGGGACGAAAAAGAGGAGAGTGAGTCTTTGTTGCTACTGGCGTTAGGTAATGGCCGCCAGTCGGGTGGGGGGCAGGTGCTGGGGCCGCGTGCCAAGCTGGATGATGGCCGTCTGGACGTGCTGCTGGTCAAAGACTTTCGGTCGGTAACGGAACTGACCAAGCTCATTAGCGAGCTGCAGAGTTTCCCCTATGATGGGCGATTCGTCCGCTACTTCACCACGACCCAACTGACCGTGACCACCCAGGAAAATGGCTCGCCCTGGCCACTCACGTTAGACGGCGAGGCGCGCTATTATGATCAGTTCTGCGCGGAAGTAGTGCCCCTCGCGCTACGTGTGCTACTACCTGAGGAGTGCCCGTTGCTCTCCTCGACCAGCCGACCTTAG